From the Rhinatrema bivittatum chromosome 3, aRhiBiv1.1, whole genome shotgun sequence genome, one window contains:
- the LOC115087987 gene encoding ribonuclease H1-like, translating into MRLGLLILQLRRTLLISPVGLVHAARMYYAVRIGKKPGVYQTWEECNEQVNRFPSARYKKFATEEEAWAFVDSTKSAGPSSECKSETCHEGEVENLNLSRSKRPHQQLSSSEDEEELEHKRGKYTEASATPLVEKTTFTYLGDAVVVYTDGCCSSNGRSKARAGIGVYWGPGHPLNVDDRLPGRQTNQRAEIQAACRAIEQAKGQNINKLVLYTDSMFTINGITKWVENWDTNGWKQSTGKDVINKKDFKKLQKLTKGIDITWMHIPGHAGFPGNEAADRLARDGAKKPEKQ; encoded by the exons ATGCGGCTGGGCCTTCTCATCTTGCAGTTGCGTCGCACCCTGCTCATTTCTCCTGTGGGTCTTGTCCATGCTGCCAGAATGTACTATGCAGTAAGGATAGGCAAAAAGCCTGGTGTGTACCAGACCTG GGAGGAATGCAACGAACAGGTGAATCGATTCCCCTCTGCCAGGTACAAGAAGTTTGCCACAGAAGAGGAAGCCTGGGCATTTGTGGATTCCACGAAATCAGCAG GTCCGAGCAGTGAATGCAAGTCTGAAACGTGCCATGAAGGAGAGGTGGAAAATCTGAACCTCAGCAGGTCCAAGAGGCCGCACCAGCAGTTGTCTTCATCCGAAGATGAGGAAGAACTTGAGCACAAACGTGGAAAGTACACCGAAGCAAGCGCCACGCCATTAGTTGAGAAGACGACCTTCACGTATTTGG GAGATGCTGTTGTTGTGTACACTGATGGCTGCTGTTCAAGCAATGGCAGGAGTAAGGCACGTGCTGGAATAGGCGTCTACTGGGGACCAGGTCACCCGCT aaatgtAGATGATAGACTCCCTGGCAGGCAGACCAACCAGAGAGCAGAAATACAG gcagcctgcagagCAATAGAGCAAGCCAAGGGCCAGAATATCAACAAACTGGTTCTCTACACAGACAGTATGTTTACCATTAACG GTATAACAAAATGGGTTGAAAACTGGGATACCAATGGCTGGAAACAGAGCACAGGCAAAGACGTGATAAacaaaaaagactttaaaaaacTACAGAAACTGACCAAAGGCATCGATATCACATGG ATGCACATCCCTGGACATGCTGGCTTTCCAGGAAACGAGGCAGCTGATAGACTGGCTAGGGATGGAGCTAAAAAACCAGAGAAGCAGTAG